The following nucleotide sequence is from Hylaeus volcanicus isolate JK05 chromosome 3, UHH_iyHylVolc1.0_haploid, whole genome shotgun sequence.
TCGCGCTCGCATTAATTAAGTTTAGCCGGTACGTTCGGTTTCGCGCGAGTCGCAAAAGAAGCCTAATAAAGCGTCGAAGGGGTAGGGGGGGAAGAGAGACAACGCGCGTGCATTCGTTCCTTAAATAAATCGCTTCGAGTGACGGATTGGGGAAGAAGATTAACGAGCGAGCCGGTGTGTCGTTCGATTCGATACGTCGAATTAACGCGGGACAGGAACGAAGGCTCTCGGTATCGGTTATTAATGACTCGAGCCTACGCCAATGTAAACGCCGAGTATTTCGTACTCGCGGCCATGGAAAGCTTCGATTAATCGCGCTTGATAAATGCCCGCGGATGGATCGCTTTATAGGTGCATGAATCGCGGTTAATTATCGTGAGTCGTTCGCCGAGCGGAAAAACGTCGAGGAATTAAAACGCTGAAGGCATTCGTCGATCCAACGACAAAACGCTCATTCTCCTCGCTCGTTGCGTGATAGAGGGATAAAACGGGAGAAGGTACGCGACTGAACATTTTCTTCGAGCGGCGTCAATCCTCGTGGAAtcgaaagtaataaataaagaatataatactCTACAAAAAGGTAACGCGTAATTTACGAGCGGACGACCAATAGTCGGCGTGACTTTTGTTTTCCGCGCGATCGTCGAGGAACCGTTCTCTTGTTGCTCCACGtgcgaaattaaacgaattccaGACGGGACGGTTCCCTGCGCTTGCGTTTGAGCTTGGACGTCTCCTGAACGTCGACAACGAGGGGGTGAAAAAATCAACCGTCGCCCTCTTTTCTTGAGTGACAGGTCCGCTAATATATACCAAAGTAGCAAAGCAGCGTCCATTCGTGCGTTCGGCGCTGCACCCTTGAATTGATATCCAGGAGGttcgaacgtttcgaatctttttttttttaatataagaaCTATCGAGGGTTGACTAAGGTTTGAGGGGCGGTAGGAAAATTCCGAAACGGTGGAGATGGCGGGGTTGGAAATGAGAAAGAGGGCGGGAAACCGAGCTGCGAATACCCCCGAAGCAATACCATGAAAGCGTCGGGATCGTTAATCTTGCGGATGGTAGGTTGGTAGAGAGGTATTCGGGGTGTATATCGAACACTTACGAATACACTTGTACCTTAGAGAGTAGCGATGCCACACCCCTGCATGAGTCGGTGGTTGCGACCCTCCTTTGCGGGCTGTGCAAATATTTGCCGCGGCAGCCCATGCGTAACCCTGCTGCGCAAATACTTACGACAGGATTGCTAAACGTAGACAATATTTAGCGAGGAACCTTTCGTGCAAACTTCCTCGTTTtccttattaaattttcaagaccTCGTTTATCGTTGATTAACAACGGCACTCTTCCAACAGGACAGATTCGGCCGAAACAATGCAGTCCTCGTTCGCAGTGATCGATACCGCTAAGTAAACTGTTTGGAATTACTCCtatttcttgtaaatataattgtattcaaACCTTTATCTATATACAACCCCGACGCGCGTTAACGGGGAAGAATCagtatcgccatctcgcggcGGGTACAGAACTAATTGTTGGACTTTCGGTGAGGACCTCTGTcgggaaaacgtccaagtttgtcgtaAAATAGTTCTCCTTTTctgccgctagatggcgccacttcATCTcgaaattaccgacactaaAGTTATctttacattttgttattatttacatacgtGCTAAGTTTTACAGCGTGACAAACGAAGAATGCAAGATTTCCTACGTCAAGAATCTActgaagaaacaaaataaattaaatggtaaaagaaatgacgGTAACCAGCAattggtggcgccatctagcgatATCATTCAGGAACTATTTtacgacaaacttggacgttttcccgatagaggtcCTCACCGAAGGTCCAAAAATTAGTTCTGTACCCGCCGCGAGATGGCGACACCGTTTCTTGCCCCGTTAACGCGCGTCCGAGATAcagatttgaaaatgatttatgaAGCAATGGCGACGAACCTGGAACAATACTTTAAaccatgaaaataaatgaaatcccGTAAGCGTTCGACGTGTACGATAATGTTCTgttatttctacatttaattatgGATCACTGAACGCTAAAAAAAACCCTTATCTGTGTTAATAAAAACCATAAATAAGAGCGATAGATCGATCGAAAGGCCAGCGTATCCTATGCTCGGTCTGTGGTGAAAGGTCTATTTCTGCTCTATGCTTCTGTGGTATTATCGAAAGCGAAGCTGGATAAAGTTACACTGCAACCTGCAACCTTGCACAGCAAGAGACTCATGGTAGTCTATACGCACGCGCAGTACCATTCTCGATAATAATGCGACAAATCCACGCGAAGTATGGAAGATAACGTACGACAATGATCGGAAGAGGACGTAAACTCGTCGACGCTGTGAGTATACTTTCGCGGACGAGTGCTATTATTGTGATTTGACCTCCGAGGTTACTGGataatttgattatttgtcAACGAACGCTACGATCCGGAGAATGTCTGCTAGGAGCCACAGCACAAAGAGAATCATTAATGTTGTAAACTGATCTTGAGGTAGGTTTAACGCGTAACATCGAGCAACTACCTCTAATCACTGTACACTCTCCTAACGCAAGTAAATCTTTGTCCGTCTTGTGATTATTTCGACCAAACCAAAATTTTCGGACAGCCCTCGTATATCATCCCTTTCGCTCTTTGTCTGTTTCTAGATATCGGTAACACCGAACACGAGCAGTGCTACAACGATAAACCGTGGGATCAACAGCGCAAAGAAAAAATGTCGTGCTCGAGCGAGCTGTCTCGATCGCAAGAGTACCTAAGCTTTCGGAGTTCCGTCCCGCTCAGGAAAATTATCGTTGACGTCGATGGCACTaaggtaaaatttatttcattttctcgatTTCGATCGTATGTGGGATTTTTAAATTGGAACGGGTTAGCTCGACGAGATCACTCTCGAGAATCACAACACGCGATCACAGAGTGGTTTTTATGGACGACTACTCTGTGCCGTGTTTGCCAGACCTAACCAAACCTAACCCAGGGTCATCGAAAAAAGTCCCTATGAAAGCCCCTAGTCCCCTCGTATGCGAAAGGACGTGATGCGCTGTACGTTAGGCCTGTTTTCCAGATCTTCTTAGGTCCGCTGTTGCCTTTAACGCTCGAGTGAAAgagaattcaaagaaaatatcctctgcgtcctcttcttcaaatgttacaataaatttccttAGTTTCACCTTGTAACTGCAGACTACGTAAACAAGTCTCCAGTTCGAGGACGTCAATAAATCAACGGTTACAATAATACGATACGACCAGATGTTCTGGATTATGCGGATTGGATAAACCCGTTCAATAACAACTATTTTCCCCGACAAAGTCTCGAATTTCATGTATTCTGCGATAGACATGCGCGTATTTTATTgaagaacaaaagaaattcgtataaaatgaacgatttcaagtttgatatttttttttaaggtgtTTATTATCATTCacaattaaagtaaatttagcCACTAAACTAGATAATTGTTTTGTTCGTTTCAGGGATGGAAGGTATACGACTCCAGTCCAAAAACCATAAAGTGCCCCTTGATATGTCTTCCACCGGTTAGCGGAACGGCGGACATTTTCTTCAAACAAATATTGGGCTTGGCGGCCAAAGGATACAGAATCATATCGGTACGTATCGCTGACGGTGCGAcggataaataaatctatgataacatatgaatattattttaggcCGAACCACCGGTTTATTGGAACGTTAAGGAATGGTGCGACGGATTTCGAAAACTCTTGGATTACATGGAACTAGACAAGGTGCACCTGTTCGGAGCTTCATTAGGTCAGAACGTACGGACAAACCGAAATATCGAAATCGGATAAACCCGTCGAACGTTTGAACGCGTAACTTTAATCgagatatttatattcagGCGGATTCCTGGCACAGAAGTTTACCGAAGTTAACGCCCACTGTCCCAGAGTAGTGTCGTTGGTGCTCTGCAATACGTTTACAGACACCTCGGTGTTTAGTTACAATGATTCAGCTGCAGTGTAAGTGCGCTACTCTTTTATGAAATTGTACGCTACGCTCGAACCACTTTAACGTGAGTTTCAACGCACGTTTGGTCGGTCTGTGCGAGATAAGCGAACGAACAACGCAACGCGATACGTTATCGCAATTGTTTTGCGCGTAACTATCGCTAATCAATTCGAATCGTAGGTTTTGGATTCTGCCGTCGTTGGTGTTGAAGAAAATGCTGATGGGGAATTTCGTGACGCAGAAAGTCGATGGAGAGATCGTGGAAGCCATAGATTTTATGGTGGAGAGGGTAAATTGTGCTTACGTACTATTTTTACTCAAAGAGATTCGCGAgtatttaaaatcatttcaCGTTCGCAGCTGGAGAGCTTAACTCAAGCGGAATTGGCGTCTCGGTTAACGATAAATTGCGTAAACTGTTACGTGCAGCCGCAGAAGATATGTCATTTGCCCGTTACTATCATAGACGTTTTCGACGAGTACGCCTTGTCGAATTCGGTGAGAGAAGAGATGTACAAATGCTACCCGAACGCCAAGTTGGCGCATCTGAAAAGTGGGGGGAACTTTCCGTATTTGAGTCGGTCCGAAGAAGTGAATTTGCATTTACAGGTAccgtataataatattcctcgCTATGCAATTATCGTTACGTCGTAAAAGCGAGACCTGTCATTTACAGATTCACTTGAGACAATTCGAGGGCACGGAATATGCTGCCTCCACGAGAACACAGGTTACACCGCAAAATACCGACGGCTAACACCGAGTCCAGGTGTTGGAAAGGTAGAAAGACCTAAAGTTGTCGACTGGAGACGACTTGGATACACGCGTTCCTCTACATGCCGACCAGTTGTCGATCATATTGATTTTTGCGTCATTCTCTACGACGGGTACCTATTAAAACTCCTGGTTGATATAGCAATCTCGAAACAGTTACGCCAAGATGTTCATCGTCATTCGTATCAGACATACCgaagttttatatatatagtaattaGTCTTACGAAGCGTGCGCTCTTtctattgttatatttttttaagggaACAATAACCGATTGTAAGGCGCTTCGAGTCTCGCTTGAATTTGAATCGCTGAACGTTAACGTCAATCCACCGATAACATTTACGTTGTCATAAATACGTAAGAAAGCAATGTTCACACGTAACAGAAAATTAAGActacgaaatgaaattaatatcgatgaTATATTTGATCTTCGAATCAACGTGTAAATATacttcttcaaaataaatatacttttgtaAGAAACGTCAATGAAAGGTTTACGTTGTCCGTGGCTCTGGCGGTGAACGAACTCTCGTGGCGTCCGCAGCTCGCAAGACCGTCTAACCGAGAGACCGTACAAGAACTtgctccgtatcgatttctcTCTGTACGCACCCGTCCGCGTTTCTCTCTTGCGAGCTCGGATTACAGACTTTCCTGTCCATGGGATACCTTACGCTCACCCACAGACACACACCACACGCGTATTAATCACGGTCGTGCACCGAACCGCAGTCGCGTCATCCAACTCGCATTAGAATTGCTCCTGAGCTGACCTGCCCGGTATCTTTCGAGCTCGAGATCGCGCGCCAGCGTTCACCCTCTATGCGAGTATAGCTGTTCTAGAAAAACCTTTCTCAACAGCAGTCACAAAACGGTGCTCAAACATCTCGCCTCAAACTAATCGCCGAAtcgtagaaaatatatttcttttcgttggTCAACGAATCGCATCAGTGGACATTCGACGCGTGTCGTCTAACGAGGAGAGTGAATGGAATACACGGTGAAAAAACGAATTAGAACAATGGCaagtgaaaaatacaaatttttctattttaataataaaacgaaagtaaataaataatgggTAAAAATTCGTATCGCAGATATCGAGATGTCACCGGTGTTACGTAAAATTTAGAACTTGAACAAACTTTACGATTTGGCTTTGTATGAACGGCTACGCGACGGATAAGATTACGCGGTTATCGCACGGAAGTCAATACCGAGGTATCGTAATCGAGCACGTCGATTTAACGATAATCCCTGGTCCCGTGAAGCGGGAAACAGCGAGTGTTTGAAAGTTCAGTCTCTCAGGTGCTCACGCCGCGGATGGCTGCATGCCCCGCTGACGCTCGCAACCGGAATACTGTACGTACGTGAACATCGTTTGtcattttatacaaaagaTTAGATAGTTTCTTGTCGTGACTATGACTATTAGACACGCGCGTGTTTTTCTCCCCAGTTGTGGTTTTACGATTGCGacggaatcgatcgatcggcgaCAAGCGCGATACACAAATAGTTCGCAACCGATTCGATGACAGTAGTCGCGCATCGAATTCGGTATCTTGAAACACGTGAGGGGGCCGACGTGAGAGTTTTTGCCGACTtgtgatattttatgttttgaatGAATGTAGCTTCGAACAAATAACGAGTCGAGGTTTCGTCACTTTTTATTCCTGATTTGGAATTTTTGCCCGCCTTTGCCCGTGGTTGATCGATCGCGAGTTGCATCGAGGCTAATAAGATTTCGACCGGCTGGTGTATAGCCTTAAGCGGAAATCTATCCGCAGGTGAAAGGAAAGCTGTGCGCGACGATTGCTTTTAACACGCGGATGCCACCGGGAATGTCGTCGCTTCGCGATTCTCGTTAAGTGTATATGTTCTCGATGACTGAACGGATTAATTACCGGATGGTCAGCGATACTTTACGCAATTTGTGAATCAGCCTTTGAGCTACCGGTTTTGGTCATTCTTAACAGACTCTGACTCATAAATTGCAAATGCTCTTTCAGgtggattaaaaaaatacacggTCGCTTGTACATAAATGGTAAAAGCTGGTTGCCTAATTCCAATTCCTTCGATCGGAAcgcaaagaaaaaagtaaagcACGTTACAGCCTTGTTCCATGTTCCGTCCCAAGTCCGGGGAATGCACAGAGCTTACCATCTTTCGAAACATAGACGCATTTTCTTCCGAACGGATGTAGTATCTCTCAAAAGcgatattttcaaacagtCCCCTCGTGTTTCGCAAACCGGACGTCAAGCTCGAAACGCTTCGCTCCCGTAACTCCTTAAAAGTCACGTAACGCGTTTACAAGCATCACAGTCACGCTTTCCTTCGAGCGACAGATGTGCAAAATACGTCACCTGCGGAAATTACGTAACTCGAAtcctatttttcatcgaaaaaattaaaatcataaaCGATAGTGAGATCGTAATAATCTGACGCGATAGATCGTCATTGTGccgaatatgtaaaatgttgtTAGTTTTACGGGGAAAGAAATGCTGATGATAATATTGTTGTACGTCACGCTAGCGATTATCTTCGTAGAATAAGAAAAACCGAAGATGAAGAATCGATCGCATGACCGCAAAGAATTCACCTGAAAGACGCCCAGGGACGGCTGCATCGACGTCAAAGCGGATCATCGATTCTTCTTGAAAATGGACAACGACGCGGAGCGGGTGCCGCTGTTGCAGAACAAAATAGCCACCTCGACCAAGTTCGCGTACGCGTTGGGTCACATTTTCAATGACCTCACAGCCGCCATGTGGTTCTCCTACACTCTCATCTACTTCCAAAGGGTCGCTTCGTTGGAACCCATCGCCGCTGGTGCTCTCTTGCTTCTAGGTAAATGCCCTTGTTCCAACGAATCTACGGTTCtgcaaataaaacgaaacaacgAATGTTCTACTACTTACATTTTCAAGGACAAATCGTGGACGCCTTTATGACACCAATTTTTGGAATACTGGTCGATCGTTACTGGAAAAAGAAAGTGTGGCACATTATCGGTTCCTTTATGGTTACGCTGACGTTCCCCGTGATCTTCGGTGGTTTCGTCGATCCGTCCAATGCCGCCGTCATACTCGTCTACGTAGTTAGCATCGCGGTGTTCCAAACTGGCTGGGCTGCGGTGCAAATTTCCCATTTGTCCATGATCCCCGCGCTAACCAGCTCGTCGTTGGCGCGAGCGGACTTAACCGCCATACGGTAAAATAATTCTCGCGTCCCGCAATGATCAATGTTAACGATGTAAGCGAATGAAATTATCATACAAATATTCACGAATCTTTTCGttatagttttattaattttaagatgAACGTTAGTTAGTATTACTCACTCTATGGGTTTTCAATCGTCGTCGATGATAATCTCAGACCGTCCGACAGGTATTCGGCCCAGGTTGGAGCTGCGGTGGTAGTGTTCGTCGTCACGTGGATAGTCCTACCCACGAACGAGGAGGCCGTGGTTCGATTGGCCCAAGAGGACAGTTATAAATTTAGGGTAAGCGGCTTGAATGAGTGTTCTCGCGCGATTTAATAAAGGCTCGACCGTCTTTGTATTCCCAAGATATTTGTACGAGGGGACTCGTAAAGGGCTTaacgaatattttcctttcagAACATTGTATCGACGCTGACGTTCATCGGATTGATCGCCACCATATTTTTCCATATCTTCTTGAAAGGACATCTTTTAGAGAATTCCGAGAGGAACGAAGAAAACATCGAAGAATCCAAAACACTGATCGATAATTCTCGGAACAATCGAAATACCTGGGTCGGTACAGCGATTTTGCTTAGAGTGGCCATGCTGTACGTGGCCAGTAGGCTGTTTATCACTTTAGCCACGGTGTATTTGCCATTGTACATAGAAGAAACAGACGTCGAAGGAAAAGAGGCTTTGGCGACTGTTCCATTGGTCTCTTACTTGTCCTCCTTTGTGGCAGCGTTAATGTTGAAGTACATAAACAAATCGTGCGGCACAAAGGTACGTTTCTTAATCTCTCCTCCGTTGAATTACTCGGTTCTGGGGGATCGGTTCATCATGAATTTCACAAACATGCATTGTTCGTAGAATATAGGGAAAATTAACAAGGCGCAGCTGTCATCTATGTCGATGTTCTTTTTAGATGTGTTATTTCCTGGGCACGCTTATCGGCATACTCTCCGCAGTGATCACGGAATTCGGGGGAAACAACGCGACGACCATTTACGTTGTCGCGATTCTCATCGGAGCAGGAAGCTCGATCACTATGGTCACTGCGTTGAGCGTCACCGCGGAGATAATTGGTCCTCGAACGGAACGCAGCGCTATCGTTTACTCTATCGTTACTTTTCTAGATAAGGTCGTTACAGGATTGGTCGTTATAATAATCGAGAAATGGTGAGAATCATTAAGGATCGAAGAAGGGTGGCCAAGATGCATTCATCTCGTTCCGTTTTCTTTCCCTTTCAGGAGGTGCACGGAACAAGAACTTTGTCCAAATTACAACAGAGATTCTCTATCTCTCGTCTGCGTCGTTTCCATGTCTCTGGGCCTCCTCACGCTATTCTCTGTGTCTCGATGTCTAACTTGAAGACATTTGTATCTATTTATCTTTGTCTACTCTCTCGTAGGAGCCGTATGTAATgccaaatgtaataataaaatttgttaaaaaaaaaaataaggaatcGATTTCTTTGATAAGACTATCGTCAATTCAAATGTTTCGCGGCATTTCCACCGCATCGATCGACTGTTTTACCGACGCGACCGAAGCTTTTTATCGGTCGGGACGAGATGTCGCTGCATGATCGTGACGCGATCCACGGAATTTTCCGAAGAAACGGACCGGCGTGGCAGCGCGAAGGTACGATGACCTGCTCGATTTACGCGTTACGTGGCTGAGCGTGGTTGCGTCGTAGAAGATGTAAGACGAGCTCCGTTGAATTGTACGCAACCGTTATGCCTCGTCGAACGATATATCTCAGCTATCGCGTGGACCCAAATGATAGAGGCATCCAGCGAAGTTCGCGAAAAGAAGGGGGAACGCGAGCAGAGAGCGAGCAAGTCGCAGAAAaggagcgagagagagggaggcGGATATAGACCGAAAGGAGAGACCGGTGCGAGGCGGCTAGTGAGAGGGAACAAGAGACAGAAAGGGAGGGGAAGAAAAgtagacgaagaagaaggcTCTTTGGTGGAGCACGAGGCAACAACAAACGACGCACACATCGGCTCGTGCGAACATGGCCCGGAAGGTGCGCGCAAGGCTACTGCGCAGAGTCTTGTTTTGCTTGCCGCGGGACGAAGGGAGCACGGAGGCGGACGCACGTTCACGGGGCATGGCGTGGTGCGCGTTCTAGTAAACAAGTTGTGCGCGGCTCGTGCGGGGAATCTGCGTTCCGGAGTCATCGTGATTTTTCGTAGGAACGAACGCGATTTAGCCCGGTCAGAGTGAATCGTGCCGTGCACAGAGGTGGTTAGTTTAGTTTAGACCCAGCCTGCATCCGTGACGGACCTAGAACGACTCGTCGTAGAATATTCGGCGCCGTCCTACAGGCGAGAGAAGTTCATCGAGCTCTGGTGTAACTCGACCACCGCGAACCACCTCGTGTCTTCTCCGTTCGTCTGTCTGCTGGTCTGTCTCTCTGTGTACATATCTGTGTCACATACGTATATCGCGACTACTCCGTTACGAGTGTTTACATACGCGGAACAAGTGTTGTGCGTTGTTGACGAAAGTGCTGGGCGATTCTCAGTTATCGAGCGGCCCTCGATCGTATCCGAGCCACAACGTTTCGCCGACGGCATTCGTCGAATTCTTCCACCACGCTGATTCGGTAAGGCGACCCTCGAAACTTTCTTCTAGACTTACTCTTTGCGCGCGCTTCCCGTTTCTATCGAGTTCCCCCATACGTACCGTGACACGACGCATTTTCGAACACGAGCGTCTACGGTTGGAAAAATGAACCTTAAAGCCTCGAAGGCTCGTGTCGATCGCACACGATCCGTCGAGTCGCAAAATCGGGAAACGCGTGCCCTCGATACCTCGGTAGCGATCGAATTCTTTCTCTGTCTTCGATCGCTATTGccatctttctctttctctccccgTATACAGAAATGCGCGTCAGAAATACCAAACAATTACCCTTTGGAGTTAGGTGGGTTTGGCATATTTTACTCCAATTCCAACAACTTTTACAGTTCAATATTtgattca
It contains:
- the LOC128873887 gene encoding maspardin-like yields the protein MSCSSELSRSQEYLSFRSSVPLRKIIVDVDGTKGWKVYDSSPKTIKCPLICLPPVSGTADIFFKQILGLAAKGYRIISAEPPVYWNVKEWCDGFRKLLDYMELDKVHLFGASLGGFLAQKFTEVNAHCPRVVSLVLCNTFTDTSVFSYNDSAAVFWILPSLVLKKMLMGNFVTQKVDGEIVEAIDFMVERLESLTQAELASRLTINCVNCYVQPQKICHLPVTIIDVFDEYALSNSVREEMYKCYPNAKLAHLKSGGNFPYLSRSEEVNLHLQIHLRQFEGTEYAASTRTQVTPQNTDG